CAGAAAGGGTTAAacctaaatatacttaaaaatattttaatgtaagttatcacaaaattattgtacatgtgtgcggtACTCCACATAGCTAAATTCAGattttgcggtgatttcgtAAGCACGCAActtaaataatagtataaaatatcgtgaTCAAGATGTAGTATAGAAATTGAAGTGATAATTCCTGGGTTTAATACATTTTGGCACAATTATAAATCATTAACTTTGTAAGATCCGAAAGTATAGAACTGCTGTTTACCTATCAAAGTGTGGAGGCTCGCATTTAAGCGGCTTACGTCTCATTGAATAAATAAGTTCCATTTTGTTGCTTTATCATAAATTaccatttaaaatgaaattaaaactgtaaatacttatttaaaatttcattaattattttattattacaaatcacaacttactttttttttttttttttttaatttattttacggccttggatacaagtccttataggcccTGCTTTAAATGTCACAACTTACAATCACAacaaaccacagattaatacaCACAGACCacagattacagtgtattattatttattggaaatagataggctactcttaACTTTTTTCGTGacgcctgtgatagcgccatctagtaactagctacggtatttttaatagtatagtatgcaataagttataaaaataataatgcatattttttgtaaaggagagagatttttcattttgtgacaaaaagttttccatcgttacccccgggctcgaactcaggattattagatcGTACCTTTGATACCATCGTATCACTTACTgactttctttaataatccctttgctttagaaatacaaacacattcttcctattacgcgtcataattaaaaggataaataattcttttttttccgtacttacacggtttcaatctctaaaaacattataatacatacacaccataAGTTATTGAATTTACtttcctggaatcttaaatctaggatgtagataGCGCTGCTTCTTCAAagtttcacgttcttctaagttcccatagcatgacacagacgacaaatgaattAATACACAAAGATAGACTAAAATTTTAGATactacggatttttttttaaatttattttacggcttTGCAAGTCCATATAGGCCATTATTAGATCATCAAACCAAGGAACTAAAGCAACAAACAACAATAAACAACACAAACAACTatcttttttttcgtttgtgCAAACAACCACACATCTTAGACCATACAGACATAGACAGGAGacagattaatagatattaACCACAGATCAATAAAAAATCACATTCACAAACTGTtttagcggcatttttgcgtcttttagaaattttgtattttctccgaaactaaataactaattaaaatactgtaaaaggcaaatcttgtCTCTGTAATATGctcttgattattaagtaattcattttgataaggattaagGTTAAGTTGTGTGAATAACGACGTAAACCTTAGTCTATGatgtaaacaataatttattaaagtacaaaatgctaaaatatagaagataaatatatgttgtcgcgacattttttatagaaaataatgtgttctgcaaagttgtagtaccatcattttattttaacatcaatagtttttgcagcgtaCGCCATGTAAACCAATTTTTTGttcaccttgggttacattattggagttttaggaaggattactaattttttttgaaaatgtaatatagcctatagccttcctcgataaatgggctatctatcactgaaattatttttcaaattggaccagtagttcctgagataagcacgttcgatcaaacaaacaaacaaactcttctgctttataatattagtatagacataaaGGGGAATCGACTTGAACTTATTGCACAAAATTGAGCTGAGCGagattaaaattagatttatgtttaaattaaacaagtaaccataaatgtaaaaattatatttcgcTAGACctacattaattaaaactatttttaaaaacaacaaatattaGAACAAACTTTTCTTTTAATGTATGACAAAATGAAACGCACAAAactaacaaattatatttttttgaaagcaCTTTTTCGCTCATATTTAAAGTGAGACAGTTTTGCTCGACGTGAgcgattaaaaatatatgaattattGTCTAAAGCTTTGGTTTCAGTACGTTTTTTGCGCATCATAGTATAGGATAGGCAGGAATCTGAGTCAAATGGCCCAGTTTTCATATCTTCGGGTGATAATGTCCAAGTTTCAACTTCTTTTGAAGGCGTCAACTCAATTACAGCATCATTCCTAAATACGTTAGTTGTCTCAAAGTTTCCTGcatcatttaaattttcttcTTGAGTAATTCCATCAATACTTCTTTGATCTAAATATGAATTATAATGACATGTTGGTGAACAAGTATAGTTGTTATTATCACAAAATTCTGCTGGATCTGTCAGTGTGTCTACTTCatcatttttattgtaatattcaAGTAAAGTCTTGGGATTTAATATAgcttcatttatattaaattctgTGGGAGAATATAAACGATCAATATTATCAGGTGAATGTATTTCAGGAGTTTCCTCttctatatcatcatcaatatctaCAACACTTTCCGGTATCTGAGTAGAATAATCTAGAACCTccttattattatgaattaggtaggtttgttgtattttatttttgatcgtATTTAGAACACTGTCAAATCTTGGAGTTAAATGATCTTGTTCGATATGTTTGTTGTTGTAACTATGATCATTTTGTTGAAATTCATTATGGTTATCATAGTCAACTTCGTTAGTTAGGTTATCTTGTTGGGTTGACATATTACTGTTCTGAGTTTCAACAAATAGTGAATTTGGTAGAGGTATGTTTATCTTATCTATGtctctgattttatattttcttctgaattgattgattttgatactttttgTTTCTTGGCTATCAgcattatcatatttattatattttatgtcataatcagtaaaattaattgttttttccctgaaacacaataataataataatagttaaattttagtttaaataatgcTTACTCAAGGTCGGCCGCTCACTTGCAAAGGCATGGAGAAGCAGCTCTAGTTATGTTATGCTTTTATTTTGTCAGCTTTTGGGGACTGGTTGTAGTTCTTCGGATGTGCTTTCAGCTCTGAATCAGTGAATGTAactttaaacattaaataatagaaCCTACCAACCTTTTAAAAGcatttctgtatttttgtagTATGTTTTTTACAGAAGGATTTCTTGGAATATCTTTGGatataattgaattaatatttttgagtgAAGTTCTATCGCCAGAATATAAATCACTATTAGACAAACTAAATTTTTCATCAATGGttgtattattatcaatattactATTCTCAAGACATTCCCTGGGTTTTTTAGATTTGTTTAAATCGTTACCAAGTTTGAGTAAATATGTATTGTCATCACGGAATTCAGGGGGTGGCGAAATAATTACATCACCGTCTACAGATAAACCGTtattatcgatattttttaaatgaacttcAAGAGGGTCAACTTGCAGAGTTTCCTCCTCGacattaatatcaatattaccATTCTCAAGACATTCCCtggatttttcatatttatttaaatcgttACCAAGTTTGAGTGAATATGTATTGTCATCACGGAATTCAGGGGGCGGCAGAATAATTACATCACCGTCTACAGATAAACCGTTATCGATGTTATTTAAATGAACTGCAAGAGTGTCAACTTGCAGACTTTCCTCCTCGAcattaatatctttaaaatgaAATTCAACATTTTCAGGGTCAAATTTTGATAAGTGatcattttcttgattttttgcCTTTTGTGGACTTTTACAATTATCCTTACTAAACGATTTTTCCATTATATTGTTTGTCGCTTTCCGTAAAATACTAAATTGGTTGGTATCTGTTATAGAATGaggtttaaatttattattatctttattcttGTTGTTACAAGTTGCGGGAAATGTGCTCTTTAAGCAATTTGAGTCTTGATTACCAAAATGATAACTTTTACGGAGGTAGTTTGTTCTGTAAAAGTTATCTTTTTGTAAAGGTTTATCAAAttggttataatttttattcataatttctTTTTGGGTGGTATAAGGTTCAAGAAATTCAATCAACGCAGGACTGGACAAGTTTTCTTTATCTTCATTGGTGTGACAATGTTTTCGCTCAATTTGAAGTCCTTTGTTTATTGAACTTTTTATAGTAGTAATTGTTTTGGTTGAAATATTAGCCTGGCAGTAAAGAGTCCTTGACGCAACGTTTGTAATTTTATCTAATTCAGGTTTGAGTTTTAGGGTCTCAGCACATTCATAAGAGTGATCAGAGTTTTTATATACTATTTCACTTATATTGAAATCTACTTTCAATTCactaataatatgtttaaaatatttagtagtaCAAATGTTAAGCTTATTTGTATGATATAATCTCTTGATATTTTCACTATTTTCTTCGGAAGTTTTTAAATGGAATTTATTGGTATCTCTGCAGATGGGAAAATTGTTTGAGTTTTTAGGacaattgtttgttttttcaaaaaaaaaattttggctgGTTTGTGGTTTGATTCTGAATAATTGAGCTTCATTATTTGGGGTTATAGAAAAAGGCTTAAACGGATAATCAGGAAATAAAGTAACAGAATTTCcactaatttcttttttatgtttatcaGCATTTtcaagtattatattttttacagacaATTCTTTTAATCGTGAGTTTTCATTGATTTCATCGCTGTAcggtattatatttaaattagacTGATTTGGTACTAGCTTTGTTGCACTATAAGATACGTTTGTTAGTGCCATATTGATTAATGAATTTGAACTTTCGCTGGTTTCAGTTAATTGGTCTTTGTTTTCAGTACATTTGGATTTATTGTTATAACTTCTCATTAAGTCTTCACTTTTGTCGTTACTATATAATTCAACAACATTTTTTATGTTCTTCACACCTGTGTCTTCATCTATTAAATTTGAAGAGTCTAAGATGTTTATAAAAGAgctattcattttatatttttttcgagtttcttgaaaatatttttccattttcgGTTTCACTATTTTCGAGAAGTCAGTCTCTAATCTTTTATCTCCCTCGTCTATTTCATCCTTGTCCTTTTTCTCCAACTTGTCTAAAAACGCAAAATTGTttttcgtatttatttttttgcaaaacctTAGGTCATGCCTGTTGTTATATttataaggtatatttttttggaaatatgaAAACCGATTTTTTTCTGACGGTAAAGATTCCACTTCTAATGTAATGGAATCACTAGATTTTCCGGCTCTTCTatcacttgaaatatttttaatttgatcgTCATCTATATCATTTAGGTCAAAGTTGTCCGATAATGCTTCGTCTAAATGTTGAATTTCATATTGATTATCGATGTTTAAATGATTTCCTAGTATTTCAGGAGTAGTATACGTTAAATCTGGGACTAAGTTAAGAAACACATCAGGTGTTTTGTCATGATCCTGTTTCGTTATTTCTGATTTTTCTAAAGACTTCTTCATAGTCTTAAGTTTATCCATGAAAATATTATCTCGCTTTCTTTTTTCCTTCGATGGAATATCTTCTTTATCTAAGCATTTTCTTTTTCTCTCTTTAAAAAGGTCGGTGATTTTTGGTTGTTTAATAAGACATTGCGTGTCCAATGTTTGTGTTACTGGAAATTGTTCATTTGCAACATTTAACGAGTTTAGATCCACAAACACAAATTCACATTTTTCATCAATGCCAACTGGAAAAATCAGAACCAACATAAACAAcagagtttttatttaaaaaaaaaaacaagtaaatacCAATTTACCAAAAGTTGAACTGATGCAGTGAGCAATAACTTTGTGCTCATTATTATGTTTCCTGGTTACATCAAAAGTCATGCATCCGTCGTAAACGGTAATGAGATTAGATTCCCTGTAACAAACAcgtacaaattcaaaattactaCCTGcggtaaaaaaaatgttccttATTTGAGCAAAAAATGCCGTTACAAGTTACTTATTGAATTGCTACATACCTAACAGTCATGTATGCTGAATCCTACCAATAAACacttattttatagaatatgttcaaaacattataataatttattttcgtaaACTAATACATTGAGTAGATAGGAAAGAAGAtgtgaattattaaaataaattatgcatTTGATCTGGAATACCAAGAATGCCAGTTGGAATACATAATaacatattcaaaaaaataacatcttgctTTACAAAAAGGAACGTTAGATGGCGCTAAAGATGCTATCACTgatttatactaatatcataaagctgaagagtttgtttgtttgattgaacgcgctaatctcagaaattactggtccgatttgaaaaattctttcagtgttagatagcccatttatcgaggaaggctatatattatccccatattcctacgggaacgagaaccacgcgggtgaaaccgcgcggcgtcagctagtaaactaTAATAGCCCAGCCAATTAAGCAAAATAAACCTCAGAATGTGAGATAATAAGCTGTGAACTCGTATTCACCTTTTTGGTGTTCTAAAAGTTGCCTCaaaagtctcataaaatctCGTGTCTGTCTTTTACCTTAACTTTTAGGGcatcaaaatgaaaatgtacCTATAGGAGTGTATAGCTTATTATCTCGCATTCAGAGGTAAAATCCTTATTTGACTGGcctaaaactaaaaactaaaggATCGCTTTAGCTGTTTCGTTTAACTAAAACAATAGTTTAGACATTATTGGCATACCTACCAGTGGCAAAGGATGGAGTTTTAAAGATTGTAAGCCGtttcaaagaaaaggaaattgaTACTACTTGATACAAACTACGGTTTCTCATCCATCCATacatatggatttttaaaagttggTGGGAAACGGCCTGTACGGACTCTTTGCCGCTGATACCTTCTTACTAGAATGAGAACTAGTGATGTACTTACTTGAAGCAtgtgaaatataaaacatagtTTTCAGAATCGCCCACAATAACATAACTCTTATGATCGACACCGGCGGTCAAGTTATCCATGTTCTCAGCTAAATGCGCATGATTCAGTAGAGTAAGTTGCACTCGCACAGTGTTTTCGTTGACCGAGGTCATACTTAGGCTATACTTTGGGAGTAGGCTTATTTGCTTTCGAAGTATATTGCCAGCGGGTGGGCCTTTGTTCATTATCTGAAATTCATGACAATTAGGGTAACGGACGGCCGCGAGGCGCAGTCGGTAGTAACCCTGctttctacatttttttttattctttaccttGACTACTGTTTAAtttgatggtaactgatgatgcaatctatgatggaagcgggctaacttgttaggaggaggatgaaaatccagaccccttttggtttctacacgacatgataccggaacgttaaatcgcttggcggtacgcctttgccggtagggtggtaactagccacggccgaagcctcccactagccagacctggaccaattaagaaaacctcaatcggcccagccggggatcaaaccgaGGACCttctgtaaatccaccacgcaaaTCACTGCGAACTGGGTggatacatataaatactcgAACATccatgggttcgatttccatAACTGGTGagtaaatatttatgtgataAGCAGATCAGAGGCGTAACTACCGCCGTATTAGCCGCCAGACTACAGGGGTAcagcacaatttttttttttttaaagaatatttaccatatctttttaaatatgaccaatattcccattcccctccaactagtcgtgaaagactgtgctaggcgtgggtacgacaatagaccaacggggtggggatcgaaccactatcCCTCTGTGAtaaatccgaccgctcttaccgttgagctattgaggctcaaattGGTAAAATGTAATCGTCAAAGTCACTaattaatctggtgcttccgggaaaaaatcatttaaaaaaactgtcgggccgtggggcgtgtagcgatgaatgaaaaaccacgactgatgcacctcacttccccacgcagtctttctccCCGTCATCCGCATATCAGGGGAGTATCATCAACGTACTTGTTAGACTATAGCATAGTTCATAATCGAAAAATCTTTGCTATTTCCGGTACATTTTCCCTTTTTAGTGAAGGATTATTGTAATCATCCTTAAAAAGGAAGTTTATCTCATATACCTAATCTAGATGTAAGATTAGGCGGAAACCTTCCAGTCACATTgtctaagtaggtatatgattAATCTGTGCACATTTCACTCGTACTTTGATATTAAAGTTACGACTTATCATTTAGTCATACAAAATCTCTTTCTGAGATATAGAGGCTCGGCGTTTACACAATTTCTTCACTTTCAATGCGTTATTTAGATAGGCGGAAATCGGTCGTGTGAACAGAGAAAAtctatacatacctactaatatataaGTAGGTTAAGttcgtggtattgtagggggtaatctctggatctactgaactgattttgaaaattctttcaacactagaaagtcacgtaatttgtaagtgtcataggctatatcttttatctccgttttctcaggggaacgggaactacgcggatgaaaccgcgggatggcggctagttttaaataatattgtctaCCAATCACCTATATACTTTTACGACTAAACTGTTTTTCAgaatgggtacggtgacaagtcgcctgtatgacgttcatactacgtactattatcgtgaatcgtggcaaactttcaagagtgaaacgaactgtcacccgcaccacccTACATGAAGTACTGTAGTTGAAGGAGAACATGAATTATGGTCATATTTAATTGAATACCTTCGCCACGTCTGTCAATCTGTTTCCGAAGATAATGAAACGGTTGAACTATTATGACGATAAATGTAGGAATAAGTCAAGAAGCTTGGAAGCTTTCATAGAAAACTCTGTAGGtacaatgtattatgtatggcGGGATATTCGtctattaaaaatgtacaaaaaccttatctatacctactatgaAAGTCTACACCAATGTTCTTACAGACGAGACCAAGTCGCCGCtagtacgtacctactaaatatattaattttagatagatagatacagGATACTAACCCTCTCCAAATCTCTGGGATGACTCTCCTCCAAGACCAAGAAGTTAGTCTTCCCCGCAGAAGCAAGCAGTGTGCTATACGCAGCTCCTATGCCCTTCAGTTGTCGACTGACGTATGGCGAATTCTCCCATAACTGAGCCGATATACATTTCGCTAATATCAAAGAGTTCAAAATTGTTGTGTAGAGTTTTGGATTTTCCGTTATGAAATTGTACCGAGTTACGTATGAAACTAAGCCTGTAGAAAAAGATAAATTCAATActggtaaatatttaacaaataatattagttgttgttggagagacgtgatagcccagtggatatgaccactgctttcgattcagagggagcaggttcgaattcggtccggagcatgcacctctaaccttcagttatgtgtattaagaaattaaatatcccgtgtctcaaacggtgaagaaaaacatcgtgaggagacctgctgagaaatttcttaattctctacgtgtgtgaagtctgccaatccgcattaggccagtgtggtggactaaggcctaaaacCTCACACTCAGAGagtagactcgtgcttaacagtgagccaaatgtgggttgttaatgatgattatgattagtTGTTGGTAACGAAAAAAAAGTCACGAAAGCTATTATTCGTGTAGGTACATATCTCTTCGTgatcaaattagaaa
This genomic stretch from Bicyclus anynana chromosome 14, ilBicAnyn1.1, whole genome shotgun sequence harbors:
- the LOC112043542 gene encoding uncharacterized protein LOC112043542, which produces MDREDLSKFTDILDEICDSQPLEIYDSQPLSLASSNITQVSQESPIPKSTRPPKCTGQMGNFRSVEEIDPKYQHIFTYRYFNLVQSNVIEDALYSDKSLVVCAPTGSGKTVIFEMAIVQLLMELEDKNYKGDFKIIYMAPVKALCTERITEWHSKFTQLGLLCIEVTGDTDIDFPQLKPYSIIITTPEKWDMLTRRWKDHRGLVEVVKLFLIDEVHILNDEIRGPVLEAVVSRMKTIQSSVQSVHRVEQLKAQFQGADSRQEPPRIRFVAVSATVSNPEDVAVWLGNSEQPAACYRFGDECRPVKLKRVVEGYSCPVGTSIFKFDIMLNYKLWPIIQKYYNGKPTLIFCNTRKGVVLTAETLSREITMNFNEALKSRLIALASILKDKKVQSLILCGVGYHHAGLLYEERRNIEQAFRNRDLPILVTTTTLAMGVNLPAHLVIIKNTQQYVNGAYQEYSISTVLQMVGRAGRPQYDTEATAVIMTRLQDKARYKTLVEGCEPLQSYLHKRLAENLNSEAALGTVCDVAQCVQWVNSTFLKVRAAREPKRYLNITSAAPAELITKKIEELCVRAMNGLASAGLITMDEASCIESTEAGQLMSLYYIDLETMKLIMKLEGTECLERLLWLLCECHELSDMHLRVDERRCLNALNRNRVAATIRFPMKGKINSRQMKLSCVIQAVLGCLPIAEPSLNQEAMKIMKIAIRVCKCLVSYVTRYNFITENPKLYTTILNSLILAKCISAQLWENSPYVSRQLKGIGAAYSTLLASAGKTNFLVLEESHPRDLERIMNKGPPAGNILRKQISLLPKYSLSMTSVNENTVRVQLTLLNHAHLAENMDNLTAGVDHKSYVIVGDSENYVLYFTCFKESNLITVYDGCMTFDVTRKHNNEHKVIAHCISSTFVGIDEKCEFVFVDLNSLNVANEQFPVTQTLDTQCLIKQPKITDLFKERKRKCLDKEDIPSKEKRKRDNIFMDKLKTMKKSLEKSEITKQDHDKTPDVFLNLVPDLTYTTPEILGNHLNIDNQYEIQHLDEALSDNFDLNDIDDDQIKNISSDRRAGKSSDSITLEVESLPSEKNRFSYFQKNIPYKYNNRHDLRFCKKINTKNNFAFLDKLEKKDKDEIDEGDKRLETDFSKIVKPKMEKYFQETRKKYKMNSSFINILDSSNLIDEDTGVKNIKNVVELYSNDKSEDLMRSYNNKSKCTENKDQLTETSESSNSLINMALTNVSYSATKLVPNQSNLNIIPYSDEINENSRLKELSVKNIILENADKHKKEISGNSVTLFPDYPFKPFSITPNNEAQLFRIKPQTSQNFFFEKTNNCPKNSNNFPICRDTNKFHLKTSEENSENIKRLYHTNKLNICTTKYFKHIISELKVDFNISEIVYKNSDHSYECAETLKLKPELDKITNVASRTLYCQANISTKTITTIKSSINKGLQIERKHCHTNEDKENLSSPALIEFLEPYTTQKEIMNKNYNQFDKPLQKDNFYRTNYLRKSYHFGNQDSNCLKSTFPATCNNKNKDNNKFKPHSITDTNQFSILRKATNNIMEKSFSKDNCKSPQKAKNQENDHLSKFDPENVEFHFKDINVEEESLQVDTLAVHLNNIDNGLSVDGDVIILPPPEFRDDNTYSLKLGNDLNKYEKSRECLENGNIDINVEEETLQVDPLEVHLKNIDNNGLSVDGDVIISPPPEFRDDNTYLLKLGNDLNKSKKPRECLENSNIDNNTTIDEKFSLSNSDLYSGDRTSLKNINSIISKDIPRNPSVKNILQKYRNAFKRLVGSII